In a genomic window of Ptiloglossa arizonensis isolate GNS036 chromosome 12, iyPtiAriz1_principal, whole genome shotgun sequence:
- the LOC143153245 gene encoding uncharacterized protein LOC143153245, whose amino-acid sequence MNPLIACMIVGLTGFALAEPPVSSGYSYSRPSGGGGGYSLGGGGGYTQVSTGYQTSEGASVDGALLEQIRQILLKEELSSQQSGGFGGGGYAPSASYGVPSSQYGVPSSSYGVPNYQTRVVGIDLEGIRQAIQVAQFNQVTQSAGGYPSGPSGSYGVPSRPSGSYGAPY is encoded by the exons ATGAATCCTCTGATCGCG TGCATGATAGTCGGTCTGACAGGGTTCGCCCTGGCGGAACCGCCAGTCTCATCCGGCTACAGCTACAGCAGACCATCCGGAGGCGGCGGTGGTTACTCcctcggtggtggtggtggttacaCCCAAGTGTCCACCGGTTACCAAACCAGCGAGGGCGCCTCCGTCGACGGTGCTCTGTTGGAGCAGATACGTCAGATCCTGCTGAAGGAGGAACTGAGCTCTCAGCAGTCCGGTGGATTCGGCGGCGGTGGATACGCACCGAGCGCCAGCTACGGTGTCCCGTCCAGTCAATACGGTGTGCCAAGCTCGTCCTACGGTGTACCGAATTACCAAACCCGCGTGGTAGGCATCGATCTCGAGGGAATCAGGCAAGCGATTCAGGTGGCGCAGTTCAACCAAGTCACCCAATCGGCCGGCGGTTACCCGAGCGGACCGAGCGGAAGCTACGGAGTACCGAGCAGACCCAGCGGTAGCTACGGTGCACCGTACTAA